Proteins from a single region of Candidatus Methanosuratincola sp.:
- the secY gene encoding preprotein translocase subunit SecY produces the protein MPRFLELMDPLVRRLPEIPKPQRKVSLKEKALWTLLALSIYLIMAEIPLYGVPFAGGEFEQFLIYRIIFASKKGTLMDLGIGPIVTAGLIMQILAGSKILNVNMSNPKDRGLFTGTQKIFAVVMTVVEAIAFLLGGSYGATTTAASVLIIGQLFAVGILVLLLDEMIQKGWGLGSGISLFILAGVAQQVVWLCFSPVGPVADGKSLGAIIAFFQTAFSGENILLAFSRYPYPDMVGFFAMLLVFFVAVYLEGMKIEIPVAYAKYGGMRAKIPLKFLYVSNIPVILTSALFANFYYFGQVIWNNFNQGNANPWLNWLVQFNENYTLVPGSFLYYIQPPRSLGAVAQDPLHALIYILILVGFSTIFAKIWVEVSGMSARNQAEQLVDAGLQIPGFRRSPAVIESMLNRYIPSLTILSGITIGLLAGFADMLGAIGSGIGILLSVGIIYQYYQILAKEQLAETYPGLGRLLGQE, from the coding sequence ATGCCCCGATTTTTGGAGCTGATGGATCCTTTAGTCAGGCGCCTTCCAGAGATTCCGAAGCCACAGCGAAAGGTCAGCCTGAAGGAGAAGGCCCTCTGGACTCTGCTGGCCCTCTCTATTTATCTCATAATGGCTGAGATCCCGCTTTACGGGGTTCCGTTCGCGGGCGGCGAGTTCGAGCAGTTCCTGATTTACAGGATAATCTTCGCCTCTAAGAAGGGCACGCTGATGGATCTCGGGATCGGTCCGATCGTGACCGCGGGCCTGATCATGCAGATACTTGCAGGCTCCAAGATACTGAATGTGAACATGTCCAACCCGAAGGACAGGGGCCTCTTCACTGGGACCCAGAAGATATTCGCCGTAGTCATGACCGTTGTGGAGGCAATCGCCTTCCTCTTGGGTGGCTCTTATGGTGCCACCACAACCGCCGCGTCCGTCCTCATTATAGGTCAGCTCTTCGCGGTAGGGATACTCGTCCTCCTCCTCGACGAAATGATACAGAAGGGCTGGGGTCTTGGAAGCGGCATAAGCCTGTTCATCCTCGCGGGAGTGGCTCAGCAGGTAGTCTGGCTCTGCTTCTCGCCCGTGGGGCCAGTTGCAGACGGCAAGTCGCTGGGTGCCATAATTGCCTTCTTCCAGACCGCATTCAGCGGCGAGAACATCCTGCTCGCGTTCTCTAGGTACCCTTACCCTGACATGGTCGGATTCTTCGCGATGCTCTTGGTCTTCTTCGTGGCCGTTTACCTCGAAGGCATGAAGATAGAGATCCCGGTCGCATACGCGAAGTACGGGGGAATGCGCGCCAAGATCCCGCTCAAGTTCCTCTACGTCTCTAACATACCGGTCATACTCACCTCTGCACTTTTCGCAAACTTCTATTACTTCGGGCAGGTCATCTGGAACAACTTCAACCAGGGTAACGCGAATCCTTGGCTGAACTGGCTGGTCCAGTTCAATGAGAACTACACCCTTGTGCCTGGCAGCTTCCTATACTACATCCAGCCCCCGCGGAGCCTTGGTGCCGTTGCTCAGGATCCCCTGCATGCGCTGATTTACATACTGATCCTTGTAGGCTTCTCGACAATCTTCGCCAAGATATGGGTCGAGGTCTCAGGGATGAGCGCAAGGAACCAGGCCGAGCAGCTGGTTGATGCAGGTCTGCAGATCCCTGGCTTCAGGAGGTCCCCTGCCGTGATCGAGTCAATGCTGAACCGTTACATACCCTCTCTCACAATACTCAGCGGTATAACCATAGGTCTACTCGCAGGTTTTGCAGACATGCTCGGTGCGATCGGCAGCGGCATCGGTATCCTCCTCTCTGTAGGTATTATATACCAGTACTACCAGATACTCGCGAAGGAGCAGCTCGCTGAGACCTATCCGGGCCTCGGAAGGCTGCTCGGTCAGGAGTGA
- a CDS encoding uL15 family ribosomal protein, with protein MVVRRDRKVRRQRGSRLYGWGTIGQHRKSGMRGGFGNAGLHKHKWSWAVKYGKDHYGKDGFVRPAAVLEEVSAINVGSLQSLVEGKVVEKDEKGRAVIDLSSLGYDKLLGSGKIDFPVVVKASKFTELAKKKVAEAGGELMAAE; from the coding sequence ATGGTCGTCAGAAGAGATCGAAAAGTCCGCAGACAGCGCGGCTCCAGGCTTTATGGATGGGGCACGATCGGTCAGCACAGGAAGTCGGGAATGCGTGGCGGGTTCGGCAACGCAGGCCTCCACAAGCACAAGTGGAGCTGGGCGGTGAAGTACGGTAAGGATCACTACGGCAAAGATGGCTTCGTCAGACCGGCAGCAGTCCTCGAGGAAGTCTCTGCAATAAACGTAGGCTCCCTCCAGTCCTTGGTTGAAGGAAAGGTGGTCGAGAAGGACGAGAAGGGTAGGGCAGTGATCGACCTCTCTTCGCTAGGCTATGACAAGCTCCTGGGGAGCGGAAAGATCGACTTCCCAGTTGTGGTCAAGGCAAGCAAATTCACCGAGCTCGCAAAGAAGAAGGTCGCCGAGGCCGGCGGCGAGTTAATGGCTGCCGAGTGA
- a CDS encoding 30S ribosomal protein S8, giving the protein MWVQDPLANSLVNIMNSEERGRNECIVTPAPKLIANVLRVLQKAGYVGEFEYIDDGRLGKLRIQLLGRINKCGVIKPYFNVSYRDLERVAQQYLPGKEIGFIILTTPKGIMTHKDALANRIGGRLLAYVY; this is encoded by the coding sequence ATGTGGGTACAGGATCCTCTTGCAAATTCACTCGTCAACATAATGAACAGCGAGGAGAGGGGTAGGAACGAGTGCATAGTCACTCCGGCGCCCAAGCTCATCGCGAACGTTCTTAGAGTCCTTCAAAAGGCAGGGTATGTGGGGGAGTTCGAGTATATTGATGACGGCAGGCTGGGCAAACTCAGGATCCAGCTGCTTGGAAGGATCAATAAGTGCGGCGTGATCAAGCCCTACTTCAACGTCTCATACAGGGACCTCGAACGCGTCGCCCAGCAGTACCTCCCCGGAAAGGAGATAGGCTTCATCATACTCACCACGCCAAAGGGAATAATGACCCACAAAGACGCACTCGCCAACAGGATCGGAGGGAGGCTGTTGGCCTACGTCTACTGA
- a CDS encoding 30S ribosomal protein S3 codes for MKFFIGKLSKNMIIDNYLRNELKRAGYAGVEFQKTPLGNRVVIYAERPGMVIGRQGATIRELAQVIESKYQLESPQIAVIPVQNPELNARIMAGRIASALERGIHFRRAAFIALRQMMEAGARGAEIVIRGKLSTERARYEKFKSGAVLKAGEPRKYAVDRAVTHVQLKPGMFGIQVSIYLPVSTIDDIHVTEPKQVAAE; via the coding sequence ATGAAATTTTTCATCGGTAAACTCTCAAAGAATATGATCATAGACAATTACCTTAGGAACGAGCTTAAGAGGGCTGGGTACGCTGGAGTCGAATTCCAGAAGACTCCGCTCGGGAACCGTGTCGTAATCTACGCCGAGCGCCCCGGGATGGTCATAGGGAGGCAGGGTGCAACGATCCGCGAACTCGCCCAGGTGATCGAATCCAAGTACCAGCTCGAGAGCCCCCAGATCGCAGTCATCCCGGTCCAGAACCCTGAGCTCAACGCCAGGATCATGGCTGGCAGGATAGCATCTGCGCTCGAGAGGGGAATACACTTCAGGAGGGCCGCGTTCATCGCCCTCAGGCAGATGATGGAGGCTGGTGCACGCGGAGCCGAGATCGTCATCAGGGGCAAGCTCTCGACGGAGAGGGCGAGGTATGAGAAGTTCAAATCAGGTGCGGTCCTGAAGGCGGGAGAGCCCAGGAAGTATGCCGTCGACCGGGCGGTGACGCACGTCCAGCTTAAGCCAGGGATGTTCGGCATACAGGTCAGCATATACCTCCCGGTCAGCACGATCGACGACATCCACGTTACAGAGCCAAAGCAGGTTGCAGCGGAGTGA
- a CDS encoding 50S ribosomal protein L6, giving the protein MEFASTSVQFPDGVQVEVNASAVTVAGPKGKITKDFSHTGLRLALDGNSVSVAATMKGKKERALVGTVASHIKNMIKGVTQGHVYKMKVVYAHFPITVKVAGKDVLIENFMGERSKRRAKIVGGAKVTVQGEELLIEGVDKEEVGQTAANIHMATHVKKMDPRVFQDGIYLAERV; this is encoded by the coding sequence GTGGAATTCGCCTCTACTAGCGTTCAGTTCCCTGACGGCGTTCAGGTTGAGGTAAACGCTTCCGCCGTCACGGTGGCAGGCCCAAAGGGGAAGATAACCAAAGACTTCTCCCATACGGGACTCAGGCTCGCACTCGATGGCAATTCCGTGAGCGTAGCAGCCACAATGAAGGGAAAGAAGGAAAGAGCGCTCGTCGGGACTGTCGCGTCTCATATAAAGAACATGATTAAGGGAGTAACCCAAGGTCACGTGTACAAGATGAAAGTCGTCTATGCGCACTTCCCCATCACTGTAAAGGTTGCAGGCAAGGATGTGCTGATAGAGAACTTCATGGGGGAGCGGTCCAAGCGGCGTGCCAAGATAGTCGGCGGTGCGAAAGTGACTGTTCAGGGCGAAGAGCTCCTCATTGAGGGGGTTGACAAGGAGGAGGTCGGTCAGACCGCTGCGAACATTCATATGGCGACGCACGTAAAGAAGATGGACCCGCGGGTCTTCCAAGACGGCATATATCTGGCGGAGAGGGTGTGA
- a CDS encoding 30S ribosomal protein S17, with translation MFQSAKETKTESCGDNDCPVHGTLSTRGTVLSGVVVSDKMNKTVVVQIDYLHYFPKYNRYGKRRSKIHAHNPPCIRAAKGDLVKIMECRPLSKTVSYVVVEKKAGV, from the coding sequence ATGTTCCAGTCAGCTAAAGAGACGAAAACCGAGTCTTGCGGGGACAATGACTGCCCCGTCCACGGGACGCTCTCCACCAGGGGAACCGTCCTCTCAGGAGTGGTCGTGAGCGACAAGATGAACAAGACCGTTGTGGTCCAGATCGACTACCTCCACTACTTCCCGAAGTACAACCGGTACGGAAAGAGGAGGAGCAAGATACACGCGCACAACCCCCCGTGCATCCGCGCGGCTAAGGGTGACCTAGTCAAGATTATGGAGTGCAGGCCTCTCAGCAAGACCGTATCCTATGTGGTGGTAGAGAAGAAGGCAGGTGTCTGA
- a CDS encoding ribonuclease P protein subunit, with protein sequence MNVTPENILYNELIGLRVSVVGSADPSLLGVSGTVVDETANMLVVSPTGTARRKMIPKMTSRFSFFIPEEIAVEGREIAFSPEERLKRLQRRH encoded by the coding sequence ATGAATGTGACGCCGGAGAACATCCTGTACAACGAGCTGATAGGCCTGAGGGTCAGCGTCGTCGGATCGGCAGACCCCTCGCTTTTGGGCGTCTCCGGCACTGTGGTGGATGAGACCGCAAACATGCTCGTAGTCTCGCCCACAGGTACTGCTCGCAGGAAGATGATCCCTAAGATGACATCAAGGTTCTCTTTTTTCATACCCGAAGAGATCGCCGTCGAGGGACGCGAAATAGCGTTCAGTCCGGAAGAGAGGCTAAAGAGGCTACAGAGGAGGCACTAA
- a CDS encoding 30S ribosomal protein S5 has product MSYQTPQWIPRTSLGKAVLEGKITSIGEVFRLNQPIKEPEIVDALLPEIKHEVLDVSVVQKQTDAGEITKFKIGVVVGNGDGYIGVGIGKSKQMRFAIDKAVADAKLNLTPVRRGCGNWECPCGKPHSLPFKVTGKNGSVSVVLLPAPKGIGLVGGEVAKTILRYAGIKDAWVVSFGETRTTINFAGAVYDALKNTYRFKR; this is encoded by the coding sequence TTGTCGTACCAAACACCCCAGTGGATCCCGAGGACATCTCTCGGGAAGGCCGTGCTAGAAGGCAAGATCACCAGCATCGGAGAGGTCTTCAGGCTGAACCAGCCGATCAAGGAACCGGAGATAGTCGACGCACTGCTTCCGGAAATAAAGCATGAGGTCCTTGACGTTAGCGTGGTCCAGAAGCAGACCGATGCCGGCGAGATCACCAAATTCAAGATCGGCGTCGTGGTCGGAAACGGAGACGGCTACATAGGAGTAGGGATCGGCAAGTCAAAGCAGATGCGGTTTGCAATAGACAAAGCCGTGGCTGACGCAAAGCTCAACCTCACTCCTGTGAGGAGGGGCTGCGGAAACTGGGAGTGCCCATGCGGCAAGCCCCACAGCCTTCCGTTCAAGGTTACGGGAAAGAACGGCAGCGTGTCCGTAGTGTTGCTGCCTGCCCCAAAGGGGATCGGGCTCGTTGGCGGAGAGGTTGCAAAGACGATCCTCAGGTACGCCGGTATCAAGGACGCCTGGGTGGTCTCCTTCGGCGAAACGAGGACAACCATCAATTTCGCCGGCGCGGTTTACGACGCACTTAAGAACACCTACAGGTTCAAGCGGTGA
- a CDS encoding 50S ribosomal protein L14 yields the protein MAKRGKGLGGGITYRPGISAGLEHESLLRCADNSGAKVLQIIGVPRTKTRIRRVASATVGDKVIISVKEGTPEVRRQIFHAVIVRQRKPFRRMDGTWIQFEDNAGVIVTEEGETKGTEIRGPVAKEAAERWPKVAGLASMVV from the coding sequence ATGGCAAAGCGAGGTAAGGGTTTAGGAGGAGGAATCACATACAGGCCCGGGATCAGCGCTGGCCTCGAGCACGAGTCGCTGCTCAGGTGCGCAGACAACAGCGGCGCCAAAGTCCTCCAGATAATAGGCGTTCCGAGGACGAAGACCCGGATCAGGAGGGTTGCCAGCGCCACCGTTGGCGACAAGGTGATTATCTCCGTCAAGGAAGGGACTCCTGAAGTGCGGCGGCAGATATTCCACGCCGTCATCGTAAGGCAGAGGAAACCTTTCAGGAGGATGGATGGTACCTGGATCCAGTTCGAGGACAACGCAGGAGTCATAGTCACCGAAGAGGGCGAGACAAAAGGTACCGAGATCAGGGGGCCAGTCGCAAAGGAGGCAGCCGAGAGGTGGCCCAAGGTGGCAGGGCTGGCTTCCATGGTAGTTTAG
- a CDS encoding 50S ribosomal protein L19e produces the protein MSLSNQRRLAAEVLGVGETRVWIDPTRFEDVVAAITREDIRNLIKEGVIRARPERGVSRGRYRIAHLQKKKGLRKGPGSRKGKVEGEEWEFRIRSMRAFLRLLKKRKIIAPNVYRELYLKAKGGAFHDKRQLKTYIEEHGLARR, from the coding sequence ATGAGCCTGAGCAACCAGAGGCGACTCGCTGCAGAAGTCCTCGGCGTTGGGGAGACGCGGGTATGGATAGACCCGACTAGGTTCGAGGACGTCGTCGCGGCGATAACACGCGAAGACATACGGAACCTGATAAAGGAAGGTGTGATCAGGGCCAGGCCCGAGAGAGGGGTAAGCAGGGGCAGGTACAGGATAGCGCACCTGCAGAAGAAGAAGGGCCTTCGAAAGGGTCCTGGCAGCCGCAAGGGAAAGGTCGAGGGCGAAGAGTGGGAGTTCCGCATACGCTCTATGCGTGCGTTCCTCCGCCTCCTCAAGAAGAGGAAGATAATCGCACCTAACGTTTACAGGGAGCTTTACCTCAAGGCAAAAGGCGGTGCCTTCCACGACAAGAGGCAGCTCAAGACATATATCGAAGAGCACGGTTTGGCAAGGAGGTAA
- a CDS encoding 30S ribosomal protein S14 — translation MGKYRQPKDRKFGKGSRRCKRCGSKGSTLIRRYGLNLCRQCFRESAETLGFKKYL, via the coding sequence ATGGGTAAATACCGCCAGCCAAAAGATAGGAAATTCGGAAAGGGCAGTAGAAGGTGCAAGAGGTGCGGCTCCAAGGGAAGCACCCTGATAAGGAGATACGGACTGAACCTCTGCAGGCAGTGCTTCAGGGAATCGGCTGAGACGCTCGGCTTCAAAAAATATCTGTGA
- the rplX gene encoding 50S ribosomal protein L24, which translates to MSSIKPKKQRKMMAEPSCRKRQIRAPLSKDLRSKYGKRTVSLRKGDSVQVTRGDYKGHEGKVASVDTSEMRITIEGVNAKKMDGTTIPVKISPSKVMVTKLDLSDKIRKDSFKGD; encoded by the coding sequence ATGTCGAGCATTAAGCCAAAGAAACAAAGGAAGATGATGGCTGAGCCATCCTGCAGGAAGCGGCAGATCCGCGCGCCGCTCTCAAAGGATCTCAGGTCAAAGTACGGAAAGAGGACCGTTTCCCTGAGAAAGGGGGACAGTGTCCAGGTAACCAGAGGGGATTACAAGGGGCACGAAGGGAAGGTCGCTTCAGTCGACACCTCTGAGATGCGAATAACGATCGAGGGGGTCAATGCCAAGAAGATGGACGGGACCACGATCCCGGTCAAGATCTCCCCCTCTAAGGTGATGGTGACGAAGCTGGACCTATCCGACAAGATCAGAAAGGATTCATTCAAGGGTGATTGA
- a CDS encoding 50S ribosomal protein L30, whose product MKTYLVIRLRGEMGIAPEILDTLSRMNLPSKFSATLIPETPSNIGMLNKVADYVTWGEIDQPSLVDLLKKRGRLPGEKRLTEESLKELSLGTFEELAERVLREGSVVPPIKKTFRLTPPSGGFRGHITRHLKSGGELGYRGTAIAELLRKMI is encoded by the coding sequence ATGAAGACATATCTTGTAATACGCCTGAGGGGCGAGATGGGAATCGCGCCGGAGATACTGGACACCCTGTCCAGGATGAACCTTCCGTCAAAGTTCTCAGCAACACTGATACCGGAAACCCCATCAAACATTGGGATGCTGAACAAGGTCGCAGACTATGTCACTTGGGGGGAGATCGATCAGCCCTCCCTGGTAGACCTCCTGAAGAAGAGGGGACGCCTGCCAGGGGAGAAGCGGCTTACTGAGGAGTCCCTAAAAGAACTCTCGCTGGGCACATTCGAGGAACTCGCAGAGAGGGTTCTTAGGGAGGGCTCTGTTGTCCCCCCGATAAAGAAGACATTCCGTCTCACGCCGCCCAGCGGGGGTTTCAGGGGGCACATAACGAGGCACCTGAAATCCGGTGGCGAGCTCGGCTACCGCGGCACAGCGATAGCAGAACTGCTGCGCAAGATGATTTGA
- a CDS encoding 50S ribosomal protein L22: MPEWGYSMVEIDPDRMAKASGRDLRISPKEAREICATIKDMRLDDAISYLERVTQKKEGVPYRRFNSNVPHHPEIAARWGIPSGRYPVKASSEIVKVLKNAKANAENKGLDSERLRIVHACAQAGLRLRNYIPRAHGRATPFYHPLTHVEIVVEEEA; the protein is encoded by the coding sequence ATGCCTGAATGGGGATATTCAATGGTCGAAATTGACCCTGACCGGATGGCTAAAGCCAGTGGCAGGGATCTGAGGATCTCGCCAAAGGAGGCCAGGGAGATCTGTGCTACCATCAAGGACATGCGCCTGGACGATGCAATAAGCTATCTCGAGCGCGTGACGCAGAAGAAGGAAGGAGTTCCGTATAGGCGGTTCAACTCGAACGTCCCTCACCACCCTGAGATCGCAGCCAGGTGGGGTATCCCGTCGGGCAGGTATCCTGTCAAGGCGTCTTCTGAGATAGTTAAGGTTCTGAAGAACGCCAAGGCAAATGCGGAGAACAAGGGCTTGGACAGCGAGCGCCTGAGGATCGTCCATGCCTGTGCACAGGCTGGGCTGCGCCTGAGGAACTATATTCCGAGGGCTCACGGGCGGGCCACGCCGTTCTATCACCCGCTAACACACGTTGAGATTGTGGTCGAGGAGGAAGCCTGA
- a CDS encoding 50S ribosomal protein L32e has product MTGCGCSQENCAHEFESLLKKREKIASRRPKFRRSEANRFPRLGDKWRSSKGIRSKMRLKKKGRWPIVETGYRGPRLTRGLNPRGRIEVLVHTPEDVEFIDPYVMAIRIAATVGKRKRAEIIRRAEEFGVEVVNLRPDEKPKETKAEEVSEGETPGSTEGPEASDKDQEGSKE; this is encoded by the coding sequence ATGACCGGTTGTGGATGCTCACAGGAGAACTGTGCACACGAGTTCGAATCACTGCTCAAGAAACGGGAAAAGATCGCCAGCAGGCGACCTAAATTTAGGAGGTCTGAGGCGAACAGGTTCCCTAGGCTCGGTGACAAATGGCGCAGCAGCAAGGGAATCCGATCAAAGATGAGGCTGAAGAAGAAGGGCAGATGGCCCATAGTCGAGACCGGATACCGAGGCCCAAGGCTGACAAGGGGCTTGAACCCCAGGGGTAGGATCGAGGTGCTAGTCCATACCCCAGAAGATGTCGAGTTCATAGATCCGTACGTCATGGCAATCAGGATAGCTGCCACCGTCGGAAAGAGGAAGCGCGCTGAGATTATCCGGCGAGCCGAAGAATTCGGCGTTGAGGTGGTCAACCTTAGGCCCGACGAGAAACCGAAGGAAACTAAGGCCGAAGAAGTGAGTGAGGGGGAAACGCCCGGATCAACAGAGGGCCCTGAGGCTTCAGACAAGGATCAGGAGGGTAGCAAGGAATGA
- a CDS encoding 50S ribosomal protein L18 — MAKGTIYRVAFRRRREDRTDYRLRKRLITSRLPRLVIRRSLKHTYLQLVEARIEGDHVLVSANTSELRKYGWKGGTGNVPAAYLAGFLIGKKAIAKGISKAIVDINGYAVTKSNRILNALKGAIDSGMEIPHGEEILPDEERIKGTAIAEFAMALQNEDPSKYQRMFSSYIKNELPPERIVDHFDSVKAAIEKEVK, encoded by the coding sequence TTGGCAAAGGGAACGATATACAGGGTAGCCTTCCGGAGAAGGCGTGAGGACAGGACCGATTATCGCCTCAGGAAGAGGCTCATAACTAGCAGGCTTCCGAGACTAGTGATAAGGAGGAGCCTCAAGCACACCTATCTCCAACTTGTGGAGGCAAGGATCGAGGGGGACCACGTCTTGGTCTCGGCGAACACCTCGGAGCTGAGGAAGTACGGCTGGAAGGGCGGGACGGGCAACGTCCCTGCCGCGTACCTCGCCGGCTTTCTCATAGGGAAGAAGGCGATTGCTAAGGGCATCAGCAAGGCCATCGTCGACATAAACGGTTATGCTGTGACAAAGTCCAACCGGATACTGAACGCGCTGAAGGGCGCGATCGACTCTGGCATGGAAATACCCCACGGGGAAGAGATACTCCCTGACGAGGAAAGGATAAAGGGCACCGCCATTGCCGAATTCGCTATGGCTCTTCAGAACGAGGACCCTTCAAAGTACCAGCGCATGTTCTCAAGCTACATCAAGAACGAACTGCCCCCTGAGCGCATTGTCGATCACTTCGACAGCGTCAAGGCGGCGATAGAGAAAGAGGTGAAATGA
- the rpmC gene encoding 50S ribosomal protein L29: protein MAIFRINEIRKMSKEDRKAKLNELKVELSKLMTAKAMGGSLENPSRIRLLRKTIARFHTVEREEALGIRKAGAEQEAPRA from the coding sequence ATGGCTATTTTCAGGATAAACGAGATCAGGAAGATGTCCAAGGAAGACAGGAAGGCGAAGCTCAACGAGCTCAAAGTAGAGCTCTCCAAGCTCATGACTGCAAAGGCTATGGGCGGCTCGTTGGAGAACCCCTCAAGGATAAGGCTTCTGAGGAAGACCATCGCCCGATTCCACACCGTCGAGCGGGAGGAGGCTTTGGGGATTAGGAAGGCAGGGGCCGAACAGGAGGCGCCGAGGGCATGA
- a CDS encoding 30S ribosomal protein S4e — translation MAGHLRTYPAPRHWPVAIKERAFTVKPSAGPHPIEACIPLGIMLRDVLGKVKTIGEAKKALSERKVFVDGRARTDYRYPVGLMDVIYIKPEEAYFRVISHSVKKLALMKIPAEEAAFKLLKITGKRLLKQGKLQLAFHDGSTKIFKIEDPFNIQLPYMTNDVLKISLSDDQVLDHIPLAQGTFVVVTGGRNVGQYGTVLEAPEIKSPNALAKVSIAGNETTVTLKYLFPIGKESPIITINGEVA, via the coding sequence TTGGCAGGACACCTTAGAACTTATCCGGCGCCGAGGCACTGGCCTGTCGCCATAAAAGAAAGGGCATTCACGGTGAAGCCCTCTGCAGGCCCGCATCCGATAGAGGCATGCATTCCCCTGGGCATCATGCTCCGGGATGTGTTAGGGAAGGTAAAGACGATTGGCGAGGCAAAGAAGGCTCTCTCTGAAAGAAAGGTATTCGTGGACGGGCGGGCGAGGACGGACTACCGCTACCCTGTAGGACTGATGGACGTCATCTACATCAAGCCCGAGGAGGCATACTTCAGGGTGATCTCGCACAGCGTCAAGAAATTGGCGTTGATGAAGATACCTGCTGAAGAGGCTGCGTTCAAGCTCCTAAAGATCACCGGCAAGAGACTTCTAAAACAAGGAAAGCTCCAACTTGCCTTCCACGACGGCAGCACGAAGATATTCAAGATCGAAGACCCCTTCAACATTCAGCTCCCATACATGACAAACGACGTGCTCAAGATATCGCTCTCGGATGACCAGGTGCTGGATCACATACCTCTGGCGCAGGGGACATTTGTGGTCGTGACAGGCGGACGTAACGTCGGTCAATACGGGACAGTCCTCGAGGCACCTGAGATCAAATCGCCTAATGCCCTCGCGAAAGTCTCGATAGCTGGGAACGAGACGACCGTTACGCTTAAGTACCTATTCCCGATAGGGAAGGAGAGTCCGATCATTACCATAAATGGAGAGGTGGCGTAG
- a CDS encoding 50S ribosomal protein L5, protein MSEGATAAAGGELNPMREVRLGKVVVNMGLGEGGERLEKAMTVLKSITGAKPCPRKAKKSIRDFGVRKGENIGCVVTLRGPQAEDFLKRAFESLKNKVKESCFDDYGNISFGIKEHINLPGTKYDPTLGIFGMNVCIVIERPGYRVARRKMRPGTIGMGHRVSKAEAMEYMKRRFDINIETEA, encoded by the coding sequence ATGTCCGAGGGTGCTACCGCCGCCGCGGGCGGCGAATTGAACCCCATGCGTGAGGTAAGACTTGGTAAAGTCGTCGTCAACATGGGACTGGGAGAGGGCGGGGAACGGCTAGAGAAGGCAATGACCGTCCTAAAGTCGATAACTGGCGCAAAGCCATGCCCAAGGAAGGCAAAGAAGTCCATCCGTGATTTCGGGGTCAGGAAGGGCGAGAACATCGGGTGCGTTGTGACCCTCAGGGGCCCCCAGGCAGAGGACTTCCTGAAACGTGCCTTCGAATCATTGAAGAACAAGGTAAAGGAGAGCTGCTTCGACGACTACGGGAACATATCCTTCGGCATCAAGGAGCACATCAACCTCCCCGGAACGAAATATGACCCGACGCTCGGCATATTCGGAATGAATGTCTGTATCGTCATAGAGCGCCCCGGATACCGTGTCGCCAGGCGGAAGATGAGGCCTGGGACGATAGGTATGGGGCACCGTGTGAGCAAAGCGGAAGCGATGGAATACATGAAGCGTCGGTTCGACATCAATATCGAAACGGAGGCCTAA